In Coriobacteriia bacterium, one genomic interval encodes:
- a CDS encoding response regulator transcription factor: protein MIQILVVEDDPNVRRLTCVVLEQSGYAPLPAANGAEALAVLEHERVDLAVVDVMMPGIDGLAFTRMLRRAGNNLPVIVVTAKGTLSDKHAGFDAGADDYLVKPVDEEELVMRVGALLRRARINAEHRLTVGGTVLDSDALTVSEAGRGAGSRVQELPRLEFQLLFRLLSYPGKVFTRRQLLDDVWGPDAESDERTIDVHVSRLRERFDGSPDFEIATVRGLGYKAVVLAGEDPARPSLHLEATL, encoded by the coding sequence GTGATCCAGATTCTCGTTGTCGAGGACGATCCCAACGTCCGCCGGCTCACGTGCGTCGTGCTCGAGCAGAGCGGCTACGCTCCCCTGCCGGCCGCCAACGGCGCCGAGGCACTCGCCGTGCTCGAGCACGAGCGCGTCGACCTCGCCGTCGTCGACGTCATGATGCCGGGCATCGACGGGCTCGCCTTCACGCGCATGCTCCGCCGTGCCGGCAACAACCTGCCGGTCATCGTCGTCACCGCTAAGGGGACGCTCAGCGACAAGCACGCCGGATTCGACGCGGGGGCCGACGACTACCTCGTGAAGCCCGTCGACGAGGAGGAGCTCGTCATGCGCGTGGGCGCCCTGCTGCGCCGCGCCCGCATCAACGCCGAGCACCGGCTCACCGTGGGGGGCACCGTGCTCGACTCCGACGCGCTCACCGTCAGCGAGGCGGGGCGAGGCGCAGGCTCCCGCGTCCAGGAGCTGCCGCGACTCGAGTTCCAGCTGCTGTTCCGGCTGCTCTCCTACCCGGGCAAGGTGTTCACCCGGCGCCAGCTGCTCGATGACGTGTGGGGCCCCGACGCCGAGAGCGACGAGCGCACGATCGACGTGCATGTGAGCCGGCTACGCGAGCGCTTCGACGGCAGTCCCGACTTCGAGATCGCCACCGTGCGCGGGCTGGGCTACAAGGCGGTCGTCCTCGCCGGAGAGGATCCCGCAAGGCCGAGCCTCCACCTGGAAGCCACCCTATGA
- a CDS encoding HAMP domain-containing histidine kinase codes for MSGARQSTQGRSQIPAPSHQGRAFYGTRSLDLLVIARVAACVILCAIATGLTLIVLSHLGLLHKGQEIAGPVLILAITASALATLVTTSIALHRVLKPIRELRGAMERVTQGDFSARVDDEGANNELGSLLRSFNTMADELGSIEMLRDEFVDDFSHELKTPITSIRGFARQIERNPEATQRDREYAGIIVTEANRLIVMSSNVLALNRFESQQVVVDARDYALDEQLRRCALMLQDRWEARGIELDLDSVRPTTVRASEEMLAQVWLNVLDNAIKYSPDGSTVHVSCENVWPDEVGGTAAGGNGIARVSVRDEGPGMDEETLRRAFDKFYRGSATAGTAGGNGLGLPIVRRIVELARGTISVRTEPGHGTDFTVTLPASR; via the coding sequence ATGAGCGGCGCGCGCCAGAGCACCCAGGGTCGCTCCCAAATCCCAGCGCCGTCCCACCAGGGCCGCGCGTTCTACGGGACACGCTCGCTCGATCTGCTCGTCATCGCTCGCGTCGCCGCCTGCGTCATCCTGTGCGCCATCGCAACCGGCCTCACGCTCATCGTCCTCAGCCACCTCGGCTTGCTGCACAAGGGCCAGGAGATCGCGGGGCCCGTCCTCATCCTCGCGATTACCGCGTCGGCCCTGGCCACGCTCGTCACGACCTCCATCGCACTGCACCGCGTGCTTAAGCCCATCCGCGAGCTGCGTGGCGCCATGGAACGCGTGACGCAGGGCGACTTCTCGGCCCGCGTCGATGACGAGGGCGCTAACAACGAGCTCGGCAGCCTGCTGCGCAGCTTCAACACGATGGCCGACGAGCTGGGGTCCATCGAAATGCTGCGCGATGAGTTCGTCGACGACTTCTCGCACGAGCTTAAGACGCCCATCACATCCATCCGCGGGTTCGCTCGGCAAATCGAGCGCAACCCCGAGGCCACGCAGAGAGACCGCGAGTACGCCGGCATCATCGTCACCGAGGCCAACCGGCTCATCGTGATGTCCTCCAACGTGCTCGCGCTCAACCGCTTCGAGAGCCAGCAGGTCGTCGTGGACGCGCGTGACTACGCCCTCGACGAGCAGCTGCGGCGCTGCGCCCTCATGCTGCAGGATCGCTGGGAGGCCCGCGGCATCGAGCTGGATCTCGACAGCGTGCGCCCCACGACGGTGCGCGCCAGCGAGGAGATGCTCGCGCAGGTATGGCTCAACGTGCTCGACAACGCCATCAAGTACAGTCCCGACGGAAGCACCGTGCACGTGAGCTGCGAGAACGTCTGGCCCGACGAGGTAGGAGGCACGGCAGCAGGCGGCAACGGTATCGCCCGCGTAAGCGTGCGCGACGAAGGGCCGGGCATGGACGAGGAGACGTTGCGACGCGCGTTCGACAAGTTCTACCGCGGGTCGGCGACGGCTGGGACGGCAGGCGGCAACGGCCTGGGGCTGCCCATCGTGCGGCGCATCGTCGAGCTGGCGCGCGGCACGATCTCCGTGCGCACCGAGCCTGGCCACGGTACGGACTTCACCGTGACGCTGCCGGCGAGCAGGTAG
- the rlmD gene encoding 23S rRNA (uracil(1939)-C(5))-methyltransferase RlmD, translating to MANTERGYQRATRDSNWRRDEHRARDAHQDGAPTASGDVPASTLQRSELVCPVAARCGGCEWLAMPYDEQLAMKQRRMEELFADTRIEVEPIIGMDDPQRYRNKVQLPFAPGRPDRDGRTTARWGIFERGTHRIVPCRECLVEDERARPIIATVADLLPRFNIKPYSERTNTGFLRYALVRTALHTGQVMLTLVASSNRLPSARTFVERLRAAHPELTTIVLNVNPERTSVILGKQERTLYGPGYIEDKICGCTFRISSSSFYQTNPIQAEKLYDLAIEMAQLESGDRFGDAYCGTGTIGIAAAVRSGAHLLGVERNADAVADARANAEANGLSTEQAEFVVGDAGSVFSRMARAGEHLDVVFMDPPRAGSTPAFLANLARLGPRRVVYISCEPRSQRHDITELMRFGYRVRRIRPVDMFPHTDHVENVVLLERVNRG from the coding sequence ATGGCGAACACCGAACGAGGATACCAGCGCGCCACGCGCGATTCGAACTGGCGGCGAGACGAGCACCGCGCCCGCGACGCGCATCAAGACGGCGCGCCCACGGCATCCGGCGACGTCCCCGCGAGCACCCTGCAGCGCAGCGAGCTCGTCTGCCCCGTGGCGGCGCGCTGCGGCGGCTGCGAGTGGCTCGCCATGCCCTACGACGAGCAGCTCGCCATGAAGCAGCGCCGCATGGAAGAGCTGTTCGCCGACACGCGCATCGAGGTTGAGCCCATCATCGGCATGGACGACCCCCAGCGCTACCGCAACAAGGTGCAGCTGCCCTTCGCCCCCGGACGCCCCGATCGCGACGGCCGCACCACCGCACGCTGGGGTATCTTCGAGCGCGGCACGCACCGCATCGTCCCGTGCCGCGAGTGCCTCGTCGAGGACGAGCGGGCGCGCCCCATCATCGCCACGGTGGCCGATCTGCTGCCGCGCTTCAACATCAAGCCGTACTCCGAACGCACGAATACCGGCTTTTTGCGCTACGCCCTCGTACGCACGGCGCTGCACACCGGCCAGGTCATGCTCACGCTCGTGGCAAGCTCCAACCGCCTGCCGAGCGCCAGGACGTTCGTCGAGCGGCTTCGGGCGGCGCATCCCGAGCTCACGACCATCGTGCTCAACGTGAACCCCGAGCGCACGAGCGTCATCCTGGGCAAGCAGGAGCGCACGCTCTACGGACCCGGCTACATCGAGGACAAGATCTGCGGCTGCACGTTCCGCATCAGCTCGTCGTCGTTCTACCAGACGAACCCCATCCAGGCCGAGAAGCTCTACGACCTCGCCATCGAGATGGCGCAACTCGAGAGCGGCGACCGATTCGGCGACGCCTACTGCGGCACGGGCACCATCGGCATCGCGGCCGCCGTGCGCAGCGGGGCGCATCTGCTCGGTGTCGAGCGCAACGCGGACGCCGTCGCGGACGCACGGGCAAACGCCGAGGCCAACGGGCTGAGCACCGAGCAGGCCGAGTTTGTCGTGGGCGACGCGGGCAGCGTGTTCTCTCGGATGGCCCGCGCCGGCGAGCATCTCGACGTCGTGTTCATGGACCCGCCGCGCGCAGGGTCGACGCCGGCGTTCCTCGCCAACCTCGCCCGGCTCGGCCCGCGCCGCGTCGTCTACATCAGCTGCGAGCCGCGAAGCCAGCGCCACGACATCACGGAGCTCATGCGCTTTGGCTACCGCGTGCGCCGTATCCGGCCCGTCGACATGTTCCCGCACACCGACCACGTCGAGAACGTCGTGCTGCTCGAACGCGTCAACCGCGGGTAG